A genomic stretch from Oligoflexus sp. includes:
- a CDS encoding SDR family oxidoreductase, with translation MHKRQLKGSTVVVTGASSGIGKATALAFAAEGANVVVAARRARALDHVVQEIEKKGGCALAVPTDVTDPAAVERLAQTAADHFNGRIDVWFNNAGVGAVGSFTDVPLAVHEEVIRINLLGCLHGAYAAVPYFKRQNSGVLINMNSAGAWLPTAYAVAYSASKFGLRGFSEALRAELRDFDGIHVCDVFASFVNTPGFEHAANYTGHMLKPASPVLSPWKIARAVVHLAQEPKDRRIVGWPVNLARLGYALTPAFSTFLMKWGLDHYFKKAQSVPRSEGHILRSSPQGQSVFGKTHRTGAGGALLAAAVLFGLSSLAHMIQRSARLKETRGALRLAASVPLQDSAAG, from the coding sequence ATGCACAAGCGTCAATTGAAAGGAAGCACGGTCGTTGTCACCGGAGCTTCAAGCGGCATCGGTAAAGCCACGGCATTGGCCTTCGCAGCAGAAGGCGCGAACGTGGTGGTCGCCGCGAGGCGCGCCCGTGCCCTCGATCATGTGGTTCAGGAAATCGAAAAGAAAGGGGGCTGCGCACTCGCTGTTCCCACGGATGTGACAGATCCTGCAGCGGTGGAGCGACTCGCGCAGACGGCGGCCGATCATTTCAATGGCCGTATTGATGTCTGGTTTAACAACGCCGGTGTCGGAGCGGTCGGATCTTTCACGGATGTGCCGCTGGCGGTGCATGAAGAAGTGATTCGCATCAATCTGCTTGGCTGCCTGCACGGAGCTTACGCAGCCGTGCCTTACTTCAAGCGACAGAACTCCGGTGTTTTGATCAATATGAATTCTGCCGGAGCATGGCTCCCTACCGCCTATGCCGTGGCCTACAGCGCCAGCAAATTTGGATTGCGTGGATTTTCCGAAGCCTTGCGAGCGGAGCTGAGAGACTTCGATGGCATTCATGTCTGCGATGTTTTCGCCAGCTTTGTGAATACTCCCGGATTCGAGCATGCCGCGAACTATACCGGCCATATGCTGAAGCCCGCGTCTCCCGTTTTAAGCCCATGGAAGATTGCGCGTGCTGTCGTGCATTTGGCCCAGGAACCCAAAGACCGCCGCATCGTCGGTTGGCCCGTGAATCTGGCACGACTGGGCTACGCACTGACTCCTGCCTTCAGTACCTTCTTAATGAAATGGGGCCTGGATCATTACTTCAAAAAGGCGCAGTCTGTGCCGCGTAGCGAGGGGCATATCCTTCGCAGCTCACCCCAAGGCCAGAGTGTTTTTGGCAAAACCCACAGGACCGGGGCTGGTGGAGCCTTGCTTGCCGCAGCCGTTCTTTTTGGTCTGAGTTCACTGGCACATATGATACAAAGGTCAGCGCGGCTCAAAGAAACCAGAGGAGCCCTGCGACTGGCAGCGTCGGTCCCTTTACAGGACAGCGCTGCAGGGTGA
- a CDS encoding TIGR02147 family protein, which translates to MTTENLTLLIINARSSKEALQQVFAWRKALDSRFSLAYIARRLGLKSRGTLSLMLRGERPIPSRIRRPLFQVLTRDEPLTDYLELMLAREEAASDNVRQDAEAKLKALHFFLRDRFTSIHLQHGMNLLASDILCAFDLFQGRPTERQLIEFFGKARFPEVQTAIGSLLLNGLIEKNDGHLKRTDKTQRFLTIQGREQDSMLTYLKESIHDAWLNVGQWQGDTTMSCFGSTTMSVRREIYMEVIKRLKKDMFRYFSELETDEGDTLIRFNMQIFPLQPPG; encoded by the coding sequence ATGACAACGGAAAATTTGACTCTACTCATCATCAACGCGCGATCCAGCAAAGAGGCTCTGCAGCAAGTTTTCGCCTGGCGTAAAGCCCTGGACTCCCGCTTCTCCCTGGCCTATATTGCCCGCCGTCTCGGTCTGAAATCCCGGGGGACGCTTTCTTTGATGCTGCGGGGGGAACGGCCGATTCCCAGTCGCATCCGCCGGCCGCTCTTTCAGGTGCTGACCCGTGATGAGCCGCTGACCGATTATCTGGAGCTGATGCTGGCGCGTGAGGAAGCGGCCTCGGACAACGTGCGGCAGGACGCCGAAGCGAAACTGAAGGCTCTGCATTTTTTCCTGCGGGATCGTTTCACTTCGATTCACCTGCAGCATGGAATGAATCTTCTGGCCTCGGATATACTCTGCGCCTTCGATCTTTTCCAAGGCCGTCCGACCGAGCGGCAGCTGATTGAATTCTTCGGCAAGGCGCGTTTTCCCGAAGTGCAGACCGCGATCGGTTCTTTGCTTTTGAACGGGCTGATCGAAAAAAATGATGGGCATCTGAAGCGAACCGACAAGACCCAGCGTTTTCTCACGATTCAGGGCAGGGAGCAGGATTCCATGCTTACGTATTTAAAGGAATCCATTCACGACGCCTGGCTCAATGTTGGCCAATGGCAGGGGGATACCACCATGTCCTGCTTTGGTTCGACCACGATGAGCGTCAGGCGGGAAATTTACATGGAAGTGATCAAGCGTTTGAAAAAAGATATGTTCCGCTATTTTTCAGAGCTGGAGACGGATGAAGGCGATACGCTGATCCGCTTCAATATGCAGATCTTCCCCTTACAGCCGCCAGGATGA
- a CDS encoding tRNA-dihydrouridine synthase family protein, whose product MHARPEISVAPMEGVTTFPMRLWLQMIAQPRAMTSPFLRVTRAFPDDALPESFIPELTLLRGALPYGLIPQFITGEPEQFLRAAEFIPDAIAPVIELNCGCPSPNSLGRMAGSGMLREPEFFARSLEKLAAELGPGRLAVKMRLGIEADAEFPALLDAVRSLPLARLTVHARTRADGYRGHARWEAVQKAAGATRTPVLASGDVWGLASFEKLKATAPDIQGVMIGRGLLRNPWIFRELDSGEPTRMDGHSFILALFCYALLQEIFLRDPGRLYQKVAKGRLGFACGIDFAAWEKVTVELTTLVFGVPFLLLPKSGLGTRTLSPVAFSRLRFLWSYLRSSLPEPYAAPALMRCKKAEDFFEALGTQLEETDHAPLDIGHQESWDPHFAGQRG is encoded by the coding sequence ATGCACGCCCGCCCCGAAATCAGCGTCGCGCCCATGGAAGGCGTCACCACCTTTCCGATGCGCCTTTGGCTGCAGATGATCGCGCAGCCGCGTGCCATGACCAGCCCTTTTTTAAGGGTCACGCGGGCCTTTCCCGACGACGCCCTGCCCGAGAGTTTCATTCCTGAACTCACGCTGCTGCGGGGTGCTCTGCCGTATGGTTTGATCCCTCAATTCATCACCGGCGAGCCTGAACAGTTTTTACGTGCGGCGGAATTCATTCCCGACGCCATCGCACCTGTGATTGAACTCAACTGCGGCTGTCCTTCCCCCAATTCCCTGGGCCGCATGGCGGGCAGCGGCATGCTGCGCGAGCCTGAATTCTTTGCGCGTTCTCTTGAAAAACTGGCCGCGGAATTGGGGCCCGGACGCCTGGCCGTGAAGATGCGCCTCGGCATCGAAGCTGATGCGGAATTCCCTGCGCTGCTCGACGCTGTGCGTTCGCTGCCGCTGGCGCGCCTCACTGTGCATGCCCGCACCCGGGCCGATGGTTACCGGGGTCACGCCCGCTGGGAGGCCGTGCAGAAGGCTGCCGGGGCCACCCGCACGCCTGTGCTTGCCTCGGGTGATGTCTGGGGGCTTGCCAGCTTTGAAAAACTCAAAGCCACCGCACCGGATATTCAGGGCGTTATGATCGGAAGGGGTCTGCTCAGAAATCCCTGGATCTTTCGTGAACTCGACTCGGGCGAACCCACGCGGATGGATGGTCACAGCTTTATCCTGGCCCTTTTTTGTTATGCCCTTCTGCAGGAAATCTTTCTGCGAGATCCCGGCAGACTTTATCAAAAAGTGGCGAAGGGGCGCCTGGGTTTTGCCTGTGGCATCGACTTCGCAGCCTGGGAAAAGGTCACGGTGGAGCTGACCACTCTTGTCTTCGGCGTGCCCTTTCTTCTGCTGCCCAAAAGCGGCCTCGGCACCCGGACCCTTTCGCCCGTGGCCTTCAGTCGCCTGCGTTTTCTTTGGAGCTATCTGCGTTCGAGTCTGCCGGAACCTTATGCGGCTCCGGCGCTGATGCGCTGCAAAAAAGCTGAGGATTTTTTTGAAGCGCTCGGGACTCAGCTGGAAGAAACCGATCACGCGCCTTTGGATATCGGGCATCAGGAAAGCTGGGACCCGCATTTCGCAGGCCAGCGCGGTTAA
- the uvrA gene encoding excinuclease ABC subunit UvrA, which translates to MMTDAQQKEQGFVRVRGAREHNLKNVDVDIPRDALVVFTGVSGSGKSSLAFGTLYAEAQRRYLESVSPYARRLFNQMSVPEVESINGLPPAVALQQQRGSPTTRSSVGTVTTLSNLLRMLYSRAGSYPPKQPIIYAEGFSPHTPEGACPKCHGLGRIYDATEESMVPDPNLSIRERAIAAWPPAWHGQNLRDMLVTLGYDIDTPWKKLPKKDRDWILFTDEQPSVPVYAGFEAHEVKRALKRKDEPSYIGNFSSAQRYVLHTFATTQSQLMKKRVAQYMISRECPTCDGKRLRKESLSVKFEGRDIAELSLLPMKALGKILEPYAKGEAPRLEKLRREHPEIAMVTERIAADILGRLQVLLDLGLGYLALDRSTPTLSPGELQRLRLATQVHSNLFGVVYVLDEPSAGLHPADTEALLRALSRLKAAGNSIFVVEHELEIIRKADWIVDVGPAAGQHGGQILYSGPLKDLAKVEASQTRRHLFHVDPPAPRAPRPVKGWLHLVGVTRNNLNRVNVDLPLGVLTSVTGISGSGKSSLVSQVLVELVTAALGLDPVKTDEEGEELERTEVQTQGGEIKGGLGGIKRLVRVDQKPIGRTPRSNLATYTGLFDPIRKIYANTPLAKSRRYDAGRFSFNVAKGRCENCEGEGFVMVELLFLPSVYAPCPTCHGARYNAKTLEVKYRDQSIADVLNMTVDKAAEFFADDPAVHRPLEILREVGLGYLRLGQPATELSGGEAQRIKLASELQRATRGATLYVLDEPTTGLHPSDVERLLIQLDRLVDAGHTVITVEHDMDVIRRSDWIIDMGPGAGDEGGKVIAQGTPEAVASVKGSFTAKYLRT; encoded by the coding sequence ATGATGACGGATGCCCAGCAAAAAGAACAAGGCTTTGTTCGCGTTCGCGGTGCGCGGGAACACAATTTGAAAAATGTTGATGTCGATATTCCAAGGGATGCCCTGGTCGTGTTCACTGGGGTCTCAGGTTCGGGAAAATCGTCTTTGGCGTTTGGGACGCTCTATGCGGAAGCGCAGAGGCGTTACCTGGAATCTGTTTCCCCCTATGCGCGGCGGCTCTTCAATCAGATGTCGGTGCCTGAAGTGGAGTCGATAAATGGTCTGCCGCCTGCGGTCGCACTGCAGCAGCAAAGAGGTTCGCCCACCACGCGGTCGTCGGTGGGAACGGTCACCACGCTCTCGAATCTTCTGCGTATGCTTTACTCGCGCGCGGGAAGTTATCCTCCGAAGCAGCCGATCATCTATGCCGAAGGTTTTTCCCCGCATACTCCCGAAGGGGCCTGCCCCAAGTGCCATGGACTCGGCCGCATTTATGATGCCACCGAAGAGTCGATGGTGCCGGATCCGAATTTGAGCATACGCGAACGCGCGATCGCGGCCTGGCCTCCCGCATGGCACGGGCAGAACCTGAGGGATATGCTCGTGACCCTCGGCTATGATATTGATACGCCCTGGAAGAAGCTGCCGAAAAAAGACCGGGATTGGATCCTCTTCACCGACGAACAGCCCTCCGTTCCCGTTTATGCGGGCTTTGAAGCGCATGAAGTGAAACGCGCGCTGAAGCGCAAAGACGAGCCGAGTTATATCGGCAATTTTTCCAGTGCGCAGCGCTATGTCCTTCATACCTTTGCCACCACGCAGAGCCAGCTGATGAAAAAACGGGTCGCGCAGTATATGATCAGCCGCGAATGCCCGACCTGCGATGGCAAACGGCTCCGTAAGGAATCGCTGTCAGTAAAATTTGAAGGACGCGACATTGCCGAGCTTTCCCTTCTGCCGATGAAGGCGCTGGGAAAGATTCTGGAGCCTTATGCAAAGGGGGAGGCGCCGCGCCTGGAGAAACTGCGGCGTGAACATCCCGAGATTGCGATGGTCACCGAACGCATTGCCGCCGATATCCTGGGGCGGCTGCAGGTGCTTTTGGATTTGGGCCTTGGATACCTGGCCTTGGATCGGAGCACGCCCACGCTTTCTCCCGGTGAGCTTCAGCGTCTTCGCCTTGCCACCCAGGTGCATTCGAATCTTTTTGGAGTCGTGTACGTCCTGGACGAACCTTCCGCGGGTTTGCATCCTGCGGATACCGAGGCTTTGCTCCGAGCCTTGTCGCGCCTCAAGGCGGCCGGCAATTCGATCTTTGTCGTCGAGCATGAACTGGAAATCATCCGCAAAGCGGATTGGATCGTGGATGTCGGACCCGCGGCCGGTCAGCACGGGGGCCAGATTCTTTACAGCGGTCCCTTGAAAGATCTGGCGAAGGTGGAAGCCTCGCAAACCCGCCGGCATCTTTTTCATGTGGATCCTCCTGCGCCGCGCGCCCCGCGGCCGGTGAAGGGCTGGCTGCACCTTGTGGGCGTGACACGCAACAACTTAAACAGGGTGAATGTGGATCTGCCCTTGGGCGTCCTCACCAGTGTCACAGGAATCTCCGGCTCCGGTAAATCCAGTCTTGTGAGTCAGGTGCTGGTGGAACTCGTCACCGCGGCTCTGGGTCTTGATCCCGTGAAAACGGACGAGGAAGGCGAAGAGCTCGAACGCACCGAAGTGCAAACGCAGGGCGGCGAAATCAAAGGCGGCCTGGGCGGCATCAAACGCCTTGTCCGCGTGGATCAAAAACCGATCGGCCGCACGCCGCGCTCGAACCTTGCAACCTATACGGGACTCTTTGATCCCATCCGTAAAATTTATGCGAACACGCCCCTGGCCAAATCCCGACGCTATGATGCGGGGCGGTTTTCCTTCAATGTTGCCAAAGGCCGCTGCGAAAACTGCGAAGGGGAGGGCTTTGTGATGGTTGAGCTGCTCTTCCTTCCCAGTGTCTATGCTCCCTGTCCGACCTGTCACGGCGCCCGCTATAATGCGAAGACTTTGGAAGTCAAATACCGCGATCAAAGCATAGCCGATGTTTTGAACATGACGGTGGACAAGGCCGCGGAATTTTTTGCGGATGATCCCGCTGTGCATCGGCCGCTTGAAATCCTGCGGGAAGTGGGCCTGGGTTATTTAAGACTCGGCCAGCCGGCGACGGAGCTGTCTGGAGGCGAGGCGCAGCGGATTAAGCTGGCGAGTGAATTGCAGCGAGCCACGCGAGGCGCCACGCTTTATGTGCTGGATGAACCGACCACGGGTCTGCATCCCTCGGATGTCGAACGTCTTCTGATTCAGCTCGATCGGCTGGTGGATGCCGGTCATACCGTGATCACGGTCGAGCATGATATGGATGTCATTCGCCGCAGCGATTGGATCATTGATATGGGACCGGGAGCCGGAGATGAGGGCGGAAAAGTGATCGCTCAGGGCACGCCCGAGGCCGTGGCGTCCGTCAAAGGCAGCTTTACGGCAAAGTATTTGAGGACTTAG
- a CDS encoding class II glutamine amidotransferase, protein MCRLFGFRAVNQSQVHQSLVHAENALLRQSEHHRDGWGVAYYRADSPHIVKSASTACDDDLYRRVSSLVHSRTVLAHIRKATAGEADFLNTHPFQYGRWVFAHNGKIGRFDRVRPKILAKIAPEFRANIQGETDSECIFFLILTHLSQRVQLQQKNQPLHEILEGVQSAVQELCAITGGMSRGDEAFDESTFLTFILTDGDTMVAHQGGKELHLSTYKKRCKKRQECPYWIPSCENPSRDGQVTHFMLASEPMLGENVWHPLDFGELLAVDASMRLHRVQPRSGQMCMAF, encoded by the coding sequence ATGTGCCGTCTGTTTGGTTTTCGGGCCGTTAACCAGAGTCAGGTTCATCAGAGTCTCGTTCACGCGGAAAACGCTTTGCTGAGGCAGAGTGAACATCATCGTGACGGCTGGGGTGTCGCCTATTATCGCGCGGATTCTCCGCATATCGTGAAATCAGCGAGCACAGCCTGCGATGATGATCTTTATCGCCGCGTTTCCTCGCTCGTCCACTCCCGTACGGTGCTCGCGCATATTCGGAAAGCGACCGCGGGCGAAGCTGATTTTTTAAACACGCATCCCTTTCAGTATGGACGCTGGGTCTTCGCGCACAATGGGAAGATCGGACGTTTTGATCGTGTGAGGCCGAAGATTCTGGCCAAAATCGCTCCCGAATTTCGTGCGAACATCCAAGGGGAGACGGATTCGGAATGCATCTTTTTCCTGATCCTGACTCATCTGTCCCAAAGGGTTCAACTTCAGCAGAAAAACCAGCCTCTGCACGAGATCCTGGAGGGCGTGCAGAGCGCGGTGCAGGAGCTGTGCGCCATCACCGGGGGCATGAGTCGCGGGGATGAGGCTTTTGATGAAAGCACGTTTCTAACCTTTATCCTGACCGACGGCGATACCATGGTGGCTCATCAAGGTGGCAAGGAGCTTCACCTCAGCACCTATAAAAAACGCTGCAAGAAGCGCCAGGAATGCCCGTACTGGATTCCGTCCTGTGAGAATCCCAGTCGAGACGGACAGGTGACTCACTTCATGCTCGCCAGTGAACCGATGCTGGGTGAAAATGTCTGGCATCCGCTCGATTTTGGCGAGCTTCTGGCTGTGGATGCGAGCATGCGCCTGCATCGTGTCCAGCCGCGTAGCGGTCAAATGTGTATGGCATTTTAA